The following DNA comes from Deltaproteobacteria bacterium HGW-Deltaproteobacteria-6.
GGAAGGTCATCGACAAACGCATCATTTGATGCTGTTCATTTTTCAGGGAGACACAGCATCCCGCAGGAAATGACCCGATATGTTTTAAGGGTGCCCGGCGGCTTCCGCCGACAACATGAACGAAAGAATTCTGGAGGAAATATGAAAGTCGAACAAATCTCTGTTTTTCTGGAAAACAAACCCGGTTCACTTGAACATGCCACCCGTGTGCTGAAGGAAAACAACATCAATATCCGCACCCTGTCGCTGGCGGAAACCGTGGACTTCGGCATTTTGCGTTTAATCGTCAATGATGTGGAAAAAACAAACAAGGTCCTCAAGGACGCGGGGTTTCGCGTCAGCAAGACCGTTGTCGTGGCCGTTGAAGTTCCCGATCAGCCAGGCGGCCTGCATAGCATCATGGAAGTCCTGACTCAGGAAGCCATCAATGTTGAATATCTCTATGCCTTCGTTGAAAAAAGCGGCCAGAACGCCGTAATTATCTTCCGCTTTGACGATCCGGAAAAGGCAATCGACGTTTTATTGAAACACAAGTTTACGGTGGTGCCGGGGGCACAGCTCTACGAGTTTTAATGAGTGATATCTTAAAGCAAACCATTATCAATTTTTTAAAGCCGATGGTAACCGATCTTGGTTTCGCATCAGTAGATCGTTTTGCCGCCGCACCCGAGGCACATCACCCCGAACGTG
Coding sequences within:
- a CDS encoding amino acid-binding protein, producing the protein MKVEQISVFLENKPGSLEHATRVLKENNINIRTLSLAETVDFGILRLIVNDVEKTNKVLKDAGFRVSKTVVVAVEVPDQPGGLHSIMEVLTQEAINVEYLYAFVEKSGQNAVIIFRFDDPEKAIDVLLKHKFTVVPGAQLYEF